AAATAGTTCTTTTTATCCTTGTCAAGGTTCAGGGTTATTGACTTTGAGTTTTTGAGAACAATACCGTCTTTAGAAGTTTCCTTTACTTCAAATCCCTGGTACTCGTCCCCATTTTCAATAACCAGAACGTTATCTTTGTCTATTAACCAGGTATACTTGAAGACTGCAACTGAGTCGGTGGCACTCACAAAAACAGAGTCAACATAGGTAATGAAATAGAGCTGGTCCTTTCCGTCTCCGAAGTCTGCAGTTGCAGTGAAAGTCTGGCTTTCTACAGTCCCATCTGCATTCACAATTCCGGACTCGAGTTCTTCTCCATTTTTGGACAAGGAGAACCAGACTTTATCGCCCTCCACATCAACCTGATTCACTGTCAGCGAATAACCTTTTCCAAGATCCCAGATATCACCGGCTTTAAGTGTTTTTTTGTCCTTGCTGTCCTGGTTGATAACAATGTTTGCAAGCTGGGTGGGATCATTATCGACGGTAACATACGGTTTTCCGAACCAGTGAAGCTTGTAATAAAACATTCCACCCAGTTCTGAAGGAGTTGTATTGGCATTGAGTCCGAGTTCGGAAACAACTTTGTGTTTTTCGGAGAACTGCCTTGTAGAATACAAAAGCTCTCCTTCGCCAATGACATGGTTTCCGGGGTTGTTTCTCCCAAGTTCGTTCTGACTGTCACTCTCAACGTATTGCAGGCGTTCTCCCCACCAGTTTTTAGAAGCAACGAAATCCTTGTGTTTGTTTATAGGGTAATTAAAGCCTCCAAAAGTGGTCGCATCCCAGCTAAAACCATCTGCTGAAGTAACAGCAGTATCAACCGGCACTCCTCTCAATGTATAATTTCCAGGTTTGTCCAATTCTTTTGCAGGCAGGATAATGTATCCTGAAGGAGAAGAGCTGCCTTTTCCTTTATCCGAGGTCTGGAAATACCATGAGTCAGTAAAGTAGTTCTTTACGTCCTTATCAAGGTTAAGAGTAATAGACTTTGAATTTTCGAGGACAATCCCGTCTTCGGAAGTCTCTTTCACTTCAAAACCCTGGTATTCATCCCCGTTTTCGATAATCAGAATATCATCTTTGTCAATAAGCCAGGTATACTTGAAGACAGCAACGGAGTCTGTGGCACTCACAAAAACAGAGTCAACATAGGTAATGAAATAGAGCTGGTCTTTTCCGTCTCCGAAGTCTGCAGTTGCGGTAAAGATCTGATCTTCTACAGTGCCGTCTGTGTTCACAATCCCTGATTCAAGTTCTTCCCCTTTTTTGGATAAAGAGAACCAGACTTTATTGCCCTCTACATCAACCTGGTTCACTATCAGCGAATAACCTTTTCCAAGATCCCAGATATCACCGGCTTTAAGTGTTTTTTTATCACTGCTGCCCTGTGTGATAACAATATTTGCAAGCTGTGTGGGATCGTTATTAACAGTAGCATACGGTTTTCCAAACCAGGGAAGCTTGTAGTAAAACATTCCGCCGAGTTCTGCAGGGGTTATGTTAGCATTAAGCCCGAGACTGGAAACAAGTTCATACTTGTTTGAGAACTGTCTTGTAGAATATACGAGCTCTCCTTCACCTATTACATGATTTCCGGGGTTGTTTTTTCCAAGTTTGTCCTTGCCGTCTTTCTCAATGTACTGCAGGCGTTCTCCCCACAAGTTCTCAGAGGAAACGAAATCCTTGTGTTTGTTTACGGGGTAGTTAAAGCCACCGAAAGTGGTTGCATCCCAGCAAAAACCATCGGATGAAGTTTCATTGGTATCAAAAGAAATACCGCAGATAACTGGAGCTGCAAGACCAAGCTGAGGAAGCATCAAACAGATTGCTAATGCAATAAAAAGCGAATGCAATAATTTACGGATACTGAAACTCATAAATATCTCGCTCATTTTTATTAGATATTGTTAATTAATCTATACACAGAAGGAAGACAATAAACAATTATTGTTATTAACTAAAGTAAAAGTAACAACAAATAAAGAGGATTGGTTAATAAATCTTACTAATTTAAATTTAAAAAAAATAAAATAGTACATGATAAAAAAATATAAAACAAAAAATAAATTGGTGATGTTTATAAGGGAAATGAAAAAAAAGAGATTAATAAAAAAGAACAAAAATAAAAAAGAAAACCGAAATTAAACAGGTACGGATAAATCAGAGTCGAAAGTCTAGAATTAATACCAGCTTAAGTCTTTCAGGCTCAACCAGTCACCTTAAAGCGAAGTAGAGCCGCAATCCCTCCAAGTTTGTGAAGCTTTTCTCCGGGCTCAAAGGCTGTGCTGAATACAACAACCTTTCCCTGAGCCTGCTCAACCTCCATAAGAAGTTTGTCGATATCCTCTCCTTTTTCCCGCCCTTCCCGCAGGGTTTCATCGGCAATGAGCAGGGTTTCGACAGCCCCGTATCCAAGCGCATTTTTCACATCTGCAAAACCATAAGCGGCTTTGCCGTCCATTGAGATCTCTCTGATAAGGTCTTCCATAAGAGAGGATTCCCTGGCTATACGGGACTCCTGCATGATCCGGTCAACAGCTCCTCTGCGAAGCACTTCCTGAAACCCGGACATTCCTATCATGGATGTGTCCTCAGTCAATGCCTTTGAAGCCATTCCGGGTTCGGTTTCATGGAAATATTTCAGGAAATCCTCTTTTGTAAAACCGGGCCCTGCGATCACTATAGAAGCATCTTCGGGAACCGCATGTCTGAGCTGTTCAACAATTTCCTTAAAAAACTCGTTCCTTAGTCCTGTCTCCCGTTTCCCGGATGACTGCGTGATATGTGAATATACTTCAATTCCGTAGTGGCGTACAAAACCAATATCTGCATCCCCTTCTTCGACTGCTACAATAACAACTTTGGGACGTTTTCCGGCTTCTTCTGCATCTTGAATGCGCTGGAGCTGGTCGTTTTTCCAGTGCTCCTTAATGATGGAGATGTTAGTCCCTATTTCCACATTGAGAGTATGATAGGAACCGGCATCCATCCCGTGCTCAATTGGCCCGTGTATTCGCAGCCGGTTTGCAAATTTGTGGAATTCCAGTTCCTCGACCCTGATCCCTAACCTTACTTTTACTTTCTCGACCTTTTCCGGGCGGAGTTTATCACTTGCAGTATCAGCTTTCCTTTTGGTCAGGGCAAAGACCAGGTCCCCTTTTTCAATAATATATTTCAGGTGCCAGAGGTCATCAAGAGTCTCGGCTGTTACGGCAATTTCCCCTTCCCTGCCTTTCAGAGAACGGTTTGTGACTCTCATATCTTTTTCACTCCAGGTACTTCAATTTCCGTACCATTTTCCTCTCTGGCTTCGGTCTCAGTTTTCACCTCATTGCCTTTTACGGTTTCTTCTTCAAACTCCTCTCCGGCTTCTTCTCCGAATTCTTCTTCAGTTCCTCCTTCAACATCTTCAAATTCGGCTTCCATTTCAGGAGTTATATGGCCTTCCAATTCTGGACCGACTGTCTGGCCTTTCCTTTCCGGCTTCTGGTTCCTTATATCGGATTCGCCAGCCGGGATCATCATAGCCACCTGGTCAGGTGACGCAATCTGCTTTACGAAGCGAGAGTCATTAAGTTCATCCGCATAGATCCTGTAGATCTTTTTCGAAATATCATTCTGATTGAATTTTCCAGGGATGATTTCAAGAATATAGTCCCCATGCTTCCGGACTGCAGAAGCAGGCCCGCCTATAACCCTTGTTTCGCCTTTCAGCTCAAGCCCGACTGCAATGCCGAGAGGTACGTCTTTGAAGTAATTACGCTCCCCACGGATAACAAATGCTCCTTTTTTCAGGTATTCTCCGGACTCAGGAGTCTTTGTTACCTGTTCGGATTTAATCCAGTAACAATCCCCGCTGAACTGCCCGGCTTTCCAGAGGCTTGAATAAGAAACCGCAAACTGGGCAGCCTCCTGAAGTGTAGATTCCGGTACTTCCTCTCCCCCTGTCTTTACAACTGTCAGAGGAGCACCCGGAGTCTGCGTATGGAAGACAATATCTCTCTTTTCCATGTATTTTTTGAAAATTTCCTCGTTAGTATCGGCGTCCCTACCTCCTACAACAAGGAAGCCGTCTGAAGATACAAACCACCTGAACCGGTCGTACCAGTGTTTTTTCCTGGACGCCTGTAGCTTCCTTCCAGCCTTTGCAGCCTTTGCAGCAGCCTTTTTCTCCATAGCCTTTTTAGTGTCCTCAATAGCCCTGACAGCTCCATCCCTCTTTTTAGTGAACTTTTTGACCTTCTCATAGTATTCCTGGGCATTCTGAGGTACAGTTTTACGGATATCAAGGTTTACGCTTCTCCCGTCAAGGTCTACCGTTACAGTCCCGGTTTTAGGGTCAATGTTCGTGATCTTCTGAGCAGCGGGCACGGTCTTTTTTGCCTGCTTCAGGATGGTACGGATTTCATCCCATGAGTAGCCTTTTGCCCTTGCACCGTTAAGTACGGAAAACAGCTCTTCGATAATCTGGTAATTTGCATAAGTTGTTTCTGCAAGGGTATTATTTTTTTCAATATCTTTTTCAAACTTTTTAAGGCTCTCTTCCTGCTGGAGCAGACGTCTTTCGTATACACCGAGAGTTTTCTCCTTTTTCTCAGCTTCCTTTACCTCTGCCACCTGTTCAAGAGCCTTTTTCCCGAAAAACTCATCAAGTGCAGTATTAAATGAATCAAAGTACTCTTTTTCGTACTCAGAATAACGGTTCAGGTCAAAAGGAACTACATCGAAGGTTTCCATTTTTCCGTTAATTTCTTTCTTTACATGCTGAGGCCTGAGTCCGGGGATCTGAGATTTAATAATCTCTTCAGGTCCGCCTTCAATTTCAGAGCTGGCTTCAAGCCCGGTTTCAATTATAGTTTCGGCTTCGAGTTCAGCTTGAGTGCCAGTTTCAAGTTCGCCCTCAACTTTACCGGCAGCCCT
The genomic region above belongs to Methanosarcina horonobensis HB-1 = JCM 15518 and contains:
- the rqcH gene encoding ribosome rescue protein RqcH; protein product: MKQDMSSADVAAVVAELSAGPKSIIDAKIGKIYQPASEEIRINLYVFHQGRDNLVIEAGKRLHMTKHIRASPTLPQAFPMLLRKYLMGGRIVSVEQHDFDRIIKIGIERAGVRSTLIVELFARGNVLIVDSENKIILPMNPVTLKDRRLRSGEVYELPEAQLSPIEAKVSDLMDAFSKSTADIVRTIATRFNLGGVLAEEACARAGVNKSKPAKEATVGDAEKLRDALQNLFSPLFRARAAGKVEGELETGTQAELEAETIIETGLEASSEIEGGPEEIIKSQIPGLRPQHVKKEINGKMETFDVVPFDLNRYSEYEKEYFDSFNTALDEFFGKKALEQVAEVKEAEKKEKTLGVYERRLLQQEESLKKFEKDIEKNNTLAETTYANYQIIEELFSVLNGARAKGYSWDEIRTILKQAKKTVPAAQKITNIDPKTGTVTVDLDGRSVNLDIRKTVPQNAQEYYEKVKKFTKKRDGAVRAIEDTKKAMEKKAAAKAAKAGRKLQASRKKHWYDRFRWFVSSDGFLVVGGRDADTNEEIFKKYMEKRDIVFHTQTPGAPLTVVKTGGEEVPESTLQEAAQFAVSYSSLWKAGQFSGDCYWIKSEQVTKTPESGEYLKKGAFVIRGERNYFKDVPLGIAVGLELKGETRVIGGPASAVRKHGDYILEIIPGKFNQNDISKKIYRIYADELNDSRFVKQIASPDQVAMMIPAGESDIRNQKPERKGQTVGPELEGHITPEMEAEFEDVEGGTEEEFGEEAGEEFEEETVKGNEVKTETEAREENGTEIEVPGVKKI
- a CDS encoding mRNA surveillance protein pelota — its product is MRVTNRSLKGREGEIAVTAETLDDLWHLKYIIEKGDLVFALTKRKADTASDKLRPEKVEKVKVRLGIRVEELEFHKFANRLRIHGPIEHGMDAGSYHTLNVEIGTNISIIKEHWKNDQLQRIQDAEEAGKRPKVVIVAVEEGDADIGFVRHYGIEVYSHITQSSGKRETGLRNEFFKEIVEQLRHAVPEDASIVIAGPGFTKEDFLKYFHETEPGMASKALTEDTSMIGMSGFQEVLRRGAVDRIMQESRIARESSLMEDLIREISMDGKAAYGFADVKNALGYGAVETLLIADETLREGREKGEDIDKLLMEVEQAQGKVVVFSTAFEPGEKLHKLGGIAALLRFKVTG
- a CDS encoding S-layer protein domain-containing protein; its protein translation is MSFSIRKLLHSLFIALAICLMLPQLGLAAPVICGISFDTNETSSDGFCWDATTFGGFNYPVNKHKDFVSSENLWGERLQYIEKDGKDKLGKNNPGNHVIGEGELVYSTRQFSNKYELVSSLGLNANITPAELGGMFYYKLPWFGKPYATVNNDPTQLANIVITQGSSDKKTLKAGDIWDLGKGYSLIVNQVDVEGNKVWFSLSKKGEELESGIVNTDGTVEDQIFTATADFGDGKDQLYFITYVDSVFVSATDSVAVFKYTWLIDKDDILIIENGDEYQGFEVKETSEDGIVLENSKSITLNLDKDVKNYFTDSWYFQTSDKGKGSSSPSGYIILPAKELDKPGNYTLRGVPVDTAVTSADGFSWDATTFGGFNYPINKHKDFVASKNWWGERLQYVESDSQNELGRNNPGNHVIGEGELLYSTRQFSEKHKVVSELGLNANTTPSELGGMFYYKLHWFGKPYVTVDNDPTQLANIVINQDSKDKKTLKAGDIWDLGKGYSLTVNQVDVEGDKVWFSLSKNGEELESGIVNADGTVESQTFTATADFGDGKDQLYFITYVDSVFVSATDSVAVFKYTWLIDKDNVLVIENGDEYQGFEVKETSKDGIVLKNSKSITLNLDKDKKNYFTDSWYFQTSDEGKGSTSSNGYVIYPATDITVEDKNATESERNNTITEEANVTDTVSIVNESESISPDHRTTSTSEASFEDSEENNNHPEEGAGEGSSVKLPGFGILSGILGIIACLALRKKS